In Anaerolineales bacterium, one DNA window encodes the following:
- the panB gene encoding 3-methyl-2-oxobutanoate hydroxymethyltransferase, with the protein MSEPRKKIALPYLFEKVKKGEPITWLTCYDYPTAYLQEQAGIEMILVGDSLGMTMLGYDSTLPVKMDDMIRHTQAVRRGAPTAFLVGDMPYMTYQTSVQDAIRNAGRFMSEAGCDAIKLEGGVAMADRMKGIVDAGIPAIGHLGLTPQSVSALGGFRLQGKSASLAKKIMDDAKALEQAGAFCILLELVPDRLCQLITELAENCIIMGLGSGPHAHGQLLIYHDMFGLYPKFKPKMAKVYGNAGEVILNGLKAYHDEVIAQKFPQAENWFGMPDEEFEELKGMLHQIKS; encoded by the coding sequence ATGTCCGAACCTCGCAAGAAAATCGCCCTGCCCTATCTCTTCGAAAAGGTAAAAAAAGGCGAGCCGATCACCTGGCTGACCTGCTACGATTACCCGACCGCCTATTTGCAGGAACAGGCGGGCATCGAGATGATTCTGGTCGGCGACAGCCTCGGCATGACCATGCTCGGCTACGACTCCACCCTGCCCGTCAAAATGGACGACATGATCCGCCACACGCAAGCCGTCCGCCGCGGCGCGCCCACCGCCTTCCTCGTCGGCGACATGCCCTATATGACCTATCAGACTTCCGTGCAGGACGCCATCCGTAACGCTGGCAGGTTCATGTCTGAGGCGGGTTGCGACGCCATTAAACTGGAGGGCGGCGTGGCCATGGCGGACCGCATGAAAGGGATCGTGGACGCGGGCATCCCTGCCATCGGTCACCTTGGTTTGACGCCTCAATCTGTCTCCGCCCTAGGCGGATTCCGGTTGCAAGGAAAATCCGCCTCGCTAGCAAAAAAGATCATGGACGACGCCAAAGCCCTAGAGCAGGCGGGTGCCTTCTGCATCCTACTCGAACTCGTCCCCGACCGTCTTTGCCAATTGATCACCGAGCTTGCCGAGAACTGCATCATCATGGGGCTCGGTTCAGGCCCGCATGCGCACGGCCAGCTGCTCATCTATCACGATATGTTTGGGTTGTACCCCAAGTTCAAGCCAAAGATGGCAAAGGTCTATGGCAATGCAGGCGAGGTCATCCTCAATGGGCTGAAGGCGTATCATGATGAGGTCATTGCCCAAAAATTCCCGCAAGCAGAAAACTGGTTTGGCATGCCGGATGAGGAATTTGAAGAATTAAAGGGAATGCTCCACCAAATCAAGTCTTGA